The following are from one region of the Haloactinomyces albus genome:
- a CDS encoding arabinofuranosyltransferase has translation MAGILPLPTLTGPDRTDEPDHESPTRLSLRHTVIELLLGSVFAAVLGLALQSAITRIGIGEPSYAPEALAAVGSALVLTLLFLLAAFEQPHHRVPRTLRLVGTWMALTAFSTLALALPLQSTRFYFGGSEADNAFRMQYMTRMASSPALADMNYADIAPYYPSGWFWLGGRFADLIGWEGWAAYKPYALAWIAVTGVVAFTLWSVVLRRRIAVLVALATSLAGMLHGIMEPYAWPSAAWLPPVAVLAWRALRREQAAPRTLLGIGCFVGFASITYTLHFGFSVLLIVTMAVLIGILRVREGSSVGSTIKRLLLRLLPIGVLSGAISLIVWLPFLLSGGLFHRSAAQHYLPENSAFLPLPMTEANAFGVLCLAGLVWLLLRCRSNHIAAALLTVVVSVYCWFALSTLALIAETTLLAFRLNVILDVVLATSGVLGLWGLIGYLRRTLDTRHAFRITGVACTLGLLGAITITQSAIGDSLKTPLTNAYEDYYPTGTNAKGRQDPSAPNAHLDELITTIGTLTGRKPQENILLTTNYTVLSFKPYWSFQQETPHYANPLAHYRQRAATIRKWAEADSSRELLRRLDRSEFPPPNVFVLRHERKQESRDTTSGSESSKPPLGEDTLALTLNADAFPQQPNVRNYTVYFDAEVFDSPAFVQREVGPYTVIALR, from the coding sequence GTGGCGGGAATCTTGCCCCTCCCCACACTGACCGGACCGGACAGGACCGATGAGCCGGACCACGAGTCACCCACCAGACTGTCGCTGCGCCATACGGTGATCGAACTGCTGCTGGGCTCCGTCTTCGCAGCCGTGCTCGGGCTGGCTCTGCAGTCCGCGATCACACGGATCGGTATCGGCGAGCCCAGTTACGCCCCCGAAGCCCTCGCGGCGGTCGGCAGCGCACTCGTTCTCACGCTGCTGTTCCTCCTGGCGGCCTTCGAACAGCCCCACCACCGAGTGCCACGAACGCTGCGCCTGGTGGGAACCTGGATGGCGCTGACGGCGTTCAGCACACTGGCTCTGGCACTGCCCTTGCAGTCCACCCGCTTCTACTTCGGCGGCTCCGAAGCCGACAACGCCTTCCGGATGCAATACATGACCCGGATGGCTTCCTCGCCGGCGCTGGCCGACATGAACTACGCCGACATCGCGCCGTACTACCCCAGTGGCTGGTTCTGGCTCGGTGGGCGCTTCGCCGACCTGATCGGCTGGGAAGGCTGGGCCGCCTACAAACCGTATGCGTTGGCCTGGATTGCGGTGACCGGCGTGGTCGCCTTCACGCTGTGGAGTGTGGTCCTGCGGCGCAGGATCGCCGTACTGGTGGCGCTGGCCACCAGCCTGGCGGGCATGTTGCACGGCATCATGGAACCCTACGCATGGCCGTCGGCGGCGTGGTTGCCTCCCGTTGCCGTACTCGCCTGGCGCGCGTTGCGCCGTGAGCAAGCCGCGCCTCGGACGCTGCTCGGTATCGGCTGTTTCGTCGGGTTCGCCTCGATCACGTACACCCTGCACTTCGGCTTCAGCGTCCTGCTGATCGTCACCATGGCGGTGCTCATCGGGATCCTCCGGGTTCGCGAGGGCAGTTCCGTCGGCTCGACCATCAAACGGCTGCTCCTGCGACTGCTGCCGATCGGCGTGCTCAGTGGTGCGATCTCACTGATCGTATGGCTGCCGTTTCTTCTTTCGGGCGGCCTGTTCCACCGCAGTGCCGCCCAGCACTACCTGCCCGAGAACAGTGCTTTCCTCCCCCTGCCGATGACCGAGGCGAACGCGTTCGGCGTGCTGTGCTTGGCAGGTCTCGTCTGGCTGTTGCTGCGTTGCCGCAGCAACCACATCGCTGCCGCACTGCTCACGGTGGTGGTGTCCGTCTACTGCTGGTTCGCCCTGTCCACGCTCGCCCTCATCGCCGAGACGACCCTGCTGGCATTCCGGCTCAACGTGATCCTCGATGTGGTTCTGGCCACGAGCGGGGTGCTCGGCCTGTGGGGACTGATCGGCTACCTACGACGCACCCTCGACACCCGCCATGCCTTCCGGATCACCGGCGTGGCATGCACACTCGGACTTCTCGGAGCCATCACGATCACCCAGTCGGCGATCGGCGACTCACTGAAGACCCCCCTCACGAACGCCTACGAGGACTACTACCCCACAGGCACCAATGCGAAGGGCCGACAGGACCCCAGCGCGCCGAACGCCCATCTGGACGAACTCATCACCACGATCGGGACTCTGACCGGACGCAAGCCACAGGAAAACATCCTGCTCACCACGAATTACACGGTGCTGTCCTTCAAGCCGTACTGGAGCTTCCAGCAGGAGACACCGCACTATGCCAACCCACTGGCCCATTACCGGCAGCGAGCAGCCACGATCCGGAAGTGGGCCGAAGCCGACAGCTCCCGGGAACTGCTACGGCGGCTCGACCGCAGCGAATTTCCACCGCCGAACGTGTTCGTCCTCCGGCACGAGAGGAAGCAGGAGAGCCGGGACACGACGTCGGGAAGCGAGTCCTCGAAACCGCCTCTCGGCGAGGACACACTCGCTCTGACGCTGAACGCCGACGCGTTCCCGCAGCAGCCGAACGTGCGCAACTACACCGTGTACTTCGACGCGGAGGTGTTCGACTCCCCTGCCTTCGTACAGCGCGAGGTCGGCCCCTACACCGTCATCGCCCTGCGGTGA